In a genomic window of Struthio camelus isolate bStrCam1 chromosome 16, bStrCam1.hap1, whole genome shotgun sequence:
- the ALKBH4 gene encoding alpha-ketoglutarate-dependent dioxygenase alkB homolog 4, translated as MEAAASGGEGPGCGCKGIRSCLLCEGPAQAAPPPQGEDNFTYCPATGLAVGNEHSEFAGWAFLFPGVFLTEEFISEDEESEIVELMDQDDWKPSQSGRKKQDYGPKVNFKKQRLKAGSFIGLPSFSKKIVTQMKDYSVLNGFLPVEQCNLDYMPERGSAIDPHFDDWWLWGERLVSLNLLSKTVLSMSCDSEDGIQLFPLFRKEKGELSPPGSLTQASACEDSGKQRINCTSSPRLVPSKEVTVAIHLPRRSLVVLYGDARYKWKHAIYRKHIEHRRICVTFRELSAEFSTGGRHEELGKELLKIALSFKGRPV; from the exons ATGGAGGCGGCGGCCAGCGGCGGCGAAGGGCCGGGCTGCGGCTGCAAGGGGATCCGCTCCTGCCTGCTCTGCGAGGGGCCCGCGCAGGCCGCTCCGCCCCCGCAG GGAGAAGATAATTTCACTTACTGTCCAGCAACAGGCCTAGCTGTCGGAAACGAGCACTCGGAATTTGCTGGCTGGGCATTTCTATTTCCAGGGGTGTTTTTGACAGAGGAGTTCATTAGTGAAGATGAAGAATCTGAGATAGTTGAACTGATGGATCAAGATGACTGGAAACCATCACAGTCTGGCCGAAAGAAACAG GACTATGGACCCAAAGTGAACTTTAAGAAGCAGAGGCTGAAAGCTGGTAGCTTTATCGGTTTGCCAAGTTTTAGTAAAAAGATTGTGACACAAATGAAGGACTACTCTGTGCTAAACGGTTTCTTACCTGTTGAACAATGTAATCTGGACTACATGCCAGAAAGAGGTTCTGCCATTGACCCACATTTTGATGACTGGTGGCTTTGGGGAGAGCGTCTAGTTAGCTTAAACTTGCTCTCAAAAACTGTGCTGTCTATGTCTTGTGATTCAGAGGACGGCATCCAATTATTTCCGTTGTTCCGTAAAGAAAAGGGGGAATTAAGTCCCCCTGGATCTCTTACACAGGCATCAGCATGCGAAGATTCAGGCAAACAGAGAATTAACTGCACTTCATCCCCAAGGCTTGTTCCAAGTAAAGAAGTGACTGTTGCCATTCACTTACCCAGAAGGTCCCTGGTGGTACTGTACGGTGACGCACGTTACAAGTGGAAACATGCAATTTACCGCAAGCATATAGAGCATCGCCGAATCTGTGTCACGTTCAGGGAGCTGTCTGCAGAGTTCAGCACTGGAGGAAGGCATGAGGAACTGGGTAAAGAACTGCTAAAAATAGCTCTTTCATTTAAAGGAAGACCAGTGTGA
- the LRWD1 gene encoding leucine-rich repeat and WD repeat-containing protein 1 isoform X1 has protein sequence MSKITTELLLERAVPRSTRLRKIETLNLSKLQLKTGDLDPRLFSRLRHLQKLDLSDNLLDKFPNSLTLPDLRVLNCNNNQLEDVTALKQFPLLEELTYENNVYLTPNDDYKVMFLLQNLRLLNGKDITKLANHVRHVNSRKLTSKVTAHWEKFFRDQLPEKYTAEHVKSIKKKFLKSVQTHVVYGPSSLSEFTRWRVKMIAEEFLASSLGLEENTDPEPEEEIGENEEESTESPREVAEDVGQVTVTPSKRKRNHATPSSGNKRSKSQANTEEEAALSPRKSSHLQDDPAPDKPRASNQQAKEATPEKGAEGTHRNGEQFPKGQNNRRSSQLTGEQKSQEQDNGVVNLTPVKNFKGKEDVSAEPLHFLQCHSKGNSREDFKTQLWSCVFEPLLDCGARKDPIVSSSRTVATCGGESVCLIDCETGMVLKKYKVATEEFFSVAWTTLTMVISNSRKKTHNILAAAGRRGIVKLIHVAADFCYGEIKAHKKPIATICFSPTHETHLFTASYDKRIALWDIGIPDCDYNFKASQLLVLEALSIPLRIALVPTCPDQYLLAGCEEGCFTWNIKLDKEQKSRPFEAIFQFPDDEGDMTTSHRVDGLAFLNDDVVVSKSSKPGCIYVWSWSRSFDGKGKACQRTLSAVILAELEWSTTDMSYLTLSTCPAKEYVFCGDEKGSVWMYNLSNYTTAWSTAKGKRSDKRILPTQILKWPELRANGEQLTEVLINNVITDPTFTYLVALTSVNITAIWKKS, from the exons atgtcaaaaattaCTACAGAGCTTCTTTTGGAAAGAGCAGTTCCAAGATCTACTAGGCTGCGAAAGATTGAGACGCTGAA CCTAtccaagctgcagctgaagaCTGGAGACTTAGACCCACGGTTGTTTTCCCGTCTGAGACATCTGCAGAAACTTGATCTCTCTGATAACTTATTGGATAAATTTCCCAACAGTCTAACCCTGCCTGATCTGCGTGTCCTAAACTGCAACAACAACCAACTGGAAGATGTAACTGCTCTGAAACAGTTCCCCCTGCTTGAGGAGCTAACCTATGAGAACAATGTGTATTTGACA CCTAATGATGACTACAAGGTGATGTTTCTTTTGCAAAATCTCCGGCTACTCAATGGCAAGGATATAACCAAACTGGCTAATCATGTGAGGCATGTCAATAGTCGTAAGCTCACCAGCAAG GTTACTGCTCACTGGGAAAAATTCTTCCGTGACCAACTTCCTGAGAAGTATACAGCTGAGCACGTGAAGTCCATCAAGAAAAAATTCCTGAAGTCAGTACAAACCCATGTAGTATATGGACCCAGCTCACTCAGCGAATTCACCCGCTGGCGG GTGAAAATGATTGCAGAAGAGTTTCTGGCATCCTCATTGGGTCTGGAAGAAAATACAGATCCTGAACCTGAGGAAGAGATAGgtgagaatgaggaagaaagTACAGAAAGCCCCAGGGAAGTTGCGGAGGACGTTGGTCAG gtcacagttacccccagcaagaggaaaagaaatcatgCAACACCAAGCTCAGGAAACAAGAGATCCAAGTCCCAGGCAAACACCGAGGAGGAGGCTGCGCTTAGTCCCAGAAAGTCCAGTCACTTGCAGGATGACCCAGCTCCTGATAAACCAAGAGCATCAAACCAGCAAGCCAAAGAGGCAACCCCTGAAAAGGGAGCTGAAGGGACACATAGGAACGGAGAGCAGTTTCCCAAGGGGCAAAACAACAGAAGATCCAGCCAGCTGACAGGGGAACAAAAAAGCCAGGAGCAGGACAATGGGGTTGTTAACTTGACCCCAGTAAAGAACTTCAAGGGCAAG GAGGATGTCAGTGCAGAGCCATTACATTTTCTTCAGTGTCACAGTAAAGGCAACAGCCGCGAGGATTTTAAAACGCAGCTCTGGTCCTGTGTCTTCGAGCCATTGCTAGACTGTGGAGCCAGGAAAG ATCCCATTGTGAGCTCCTCTAGAACTGTGGCAACCTGTGGAGGGGAGTCTGTGTGTCTGATTGATTGTGAGACTGGGATGGTGCTAAAAAAGTATAAAGTGGCTACAGAG GAGTTTTTCAGCGTTGCATGGACAACTCTCACAATGGTAATCAGCAACAGTCGGAAGAAAACTCATAATATCTtggcagctgctgggaggagagggATTGTCAAACTGATTCATGTGGCGGCTGACTTCTGCTACGGAGAGATAAAGGCTCATAAAAAGCCCATTGCTACTATCTGTTTCAGCCCAACTCACGAAACTCACCTCTTCA CTGCATCCTATGACAAGCGAATTGCACTCTGGGATATTGGGATTCCAGACTGTGACTACAATTTCAAAGCAAG cCAGCTGCTGGTGCTGGAAGCCCTCTCTATTCCCTTACGGATTGCCCTGGTCCCCACCTGCCCTGATCAGTACCTGCTGGCTGGCTGTGAAGAAGGCTGCTTTACCTGGAATATAAAACTGGataaagagcagaaaagcag gcCTTTTGAAGCCATATTTCAATTTCCTGATGATGAGGGGGACATGACAACTTCTCACAGGGTTGACGGTTTGGCATTTTTGAATGATGATGTTGTAG TTTCGAAGAGCTCTAAACCAGGTTGCATATACGTATGGAGCTGGAGTCGGTCTTTTGATGGAAAGGGGAAAGCCTGTCAGCGAACTCTATCGGCAGTTATTCTAGCTGAGCTTGAGTGGTCCACAACTGACATGTCTTACCTCACGCTCAGCACATGCCCAG caaaagaATATGTGTTCTGTGGTGATGAGAAGGGAAGTGTGTGGATGTACAACCTCTCAAACTACACCACAGCATGGAGTACTGCAAAAGGAAAACGCTCAGATAAGAGAATCCTTCCCACACAG
- the LRWD1 gene encoding leucine-rich repeat and WD repeat-containing protein 1 isoform X2 — MSKITTELLLERAVPRSTRLRKIETLNLTLPDLRVLNCNNNQLEDVTALKQFPLLEELTYENNVYLTPNDDYKVMFLLQNLRLLNGKDITKLANHVRHVNSRKLTSKVTAHWEKFFRDQLPEKYTAEHVKSIKKKFLKSVQTHVVYGPSSLSEFTRWRVKMIAEEFLASSLGLEENTDPEPEEEIGENEEESTESPREVAEDVGQVTVTPSKRKRNHATPSSGNKRSKSQANTEEEAALSPRKSSHLQDDPAPDKPRASNQQAKEATPEKGAEGTHRNGEQFPKGQNNRRSSQLTGEQKSQEQDNGVVNLTPVKNFKGKEDVSAEPLHFLQCHSKGNSREDFKTQLWSCVFEPLLDCGARKDPIVSSSRTVATCGGESVCLIDCETGMVLKKYKVATEEFFSVAWTTLTMVISNSRKKTHNILAAAGRRGIVKLIHVAADFCYGEIKAHKKPIATICFSPTHETHLFTASYDKRIALWDIGIPDCDYNFKASQLLVLEALSIPLRIALVPTCPDQYLLAGCEEGCFTWNIKLDKEQKSRPFEAIFQFPDDEGDMTTSHRVDGLAFLNDDVVVSKSSKPGCIYVWSWSRSFDGKGKACQRTLSAVILAELEWSTTDMSYLTLSTCPAKEYVFCGDEKGSVWMYNLSNYTTAWSTAKGKRSDKRILPTQILKWPELRANGEQLTEVLINNVITDPTFTYLVALTSVNITAIWKKS, encoded by the exons atgtcaaaaattaCTACAGAGCTTCTTTTGGAAAGAGCAGTTCCAAGATCTACTAGGCTGCGAAAGATTGAGACGCTGAA TCTAACCCTGCCTGATCTGCGTGTCCTAAACTGCAACAACAACCAACTGGAAGATGTAACTGCTCTGAAACAGTTCCCCCTGCTTGAGGAGCTAACCTATGAGAACAATGTGTATTTGACA CCTAATGATGACTACAAGGTGATGTTTCTTTTGCAAAATCTCCGGCTACTCAATGGCAAGGATATAACCAAACTGGCTAATCATGTGAGGCATGTCAATAGTCGTAAGCTCACCAGCAAG GTTACTGCTCACTGGGAAAAATTCTTCCGTGACCAACTTCCTGAGAAGTATACAGCTGAGCACGTGAAGTCCATCAAGAAAAAATTCCTGAAGTCAGTACAAACCCATGTAGTATATGGACCCAGCTCACTCAGCGAATTCACCCGCTGGCGG GTGAAAATGATTGCAGAAGAGTTTCTGGCATCCTCATTGGGTCTGGAAGAAAATACAGATCCTGAACCTGAGGAAGAGATAGgtgagaatgaggaagaaagTACAGAAAGCCCCAGGGAAGTTGCGGAGGACGTTGGTCAG gtcacagttacccccagcaagaggaaaagaaatcatgCAACACCAAGCTCAGGAAACAAGAGATCCAAGTCCCAGGCAAACACCGAGGAGGAGGCTGCGCTTAGTCCCAGAAAGTCCAGTCACTTGCAGGATGACCCAGCTCCTGATAAACCAAGAGCATCAAACCAGCAAGCCAAAGAGGCAACCCCTGAAAAGGGAGCTGAAGGGACACATAGGAACGGAGAGCAGTTTCCCAAGGGGCAAAACAACAGAAGATCCAGCCAGCTGACAGGGGAACAAAAAAGCCAGGAGCAGGACAATGGGGTTGTTAACTTGACCCCAGTAAAGAACTTCAAGGGCAAG GAGGATGTCAGTGCAGAGCCATTACATTTTCTTCAGTGTCACAGTAAAGGCAACAGCCGCGAGGATTTTAAAACGCAGCTCTGGTCCTGTGTCTTCGAGCCATTGCTAGACTGTGGAGCCAGGAAAG ATCCCATTGTGAGCTCCTCTAGAACTGTGGCAACCTGTGGAGGGGAGTCTGTGTGTCTGATTGATTGTGAGACTGGGATGGTGCTAAAAAAGTATAAAGTGGCTACAGAG GAGTTTTTCAGCGTTGCATGGACAACTCTCACAATGGTAATCAGCAACAGTCGGAAGAAAACTCATAATATCTtggcagctgctgggaggagagggATTGTCAAACTGATTCATGTGGCGGCTGACTTCTGCTACGGAGAGATAAAGGCTCATAAAAAGCCCATTGCTACTATCTGTTTCAGCCCAACTCACGAAACTCACCTCTTCA CTGCATCCTATGACAAGCGAATTGCACTCTGGGATATTGGGATTCCAGACTGTGACTACAATTTCAAAGCAAG cCAGCTGCTGGTGCTGGAAGCCCTCTCTATTCCCTTACGGATTGCCCTGGTCCCCACCTGCCCTGATCAGTACCTGCTGGCTGGCTGTGAAGAAGGCTGCTTTACCTGGAATATAAAACTGGataaagagcagaaaagcag gcCTTTTGAAGCCATATTTCAATTTCCTGATGATGAGGGGGACATGACAACTTCTCACAGGGTTGACGGTTTGGCATTTTTGAATGATGATGTTGTAG TTTCGAAGAGCTCTAAACCAGGTTGCATATACGTATGGAGCTGGAGTCGGTCTTTTGATGGAAAGGGGAAAGCCTGTCAGCGAACTCTATCGGCAGTTATTCTAGCTGAGCTTGAGTGGTCCACAACTGACATGTCTTACCTCACGCTCAGCACATGCCCAG caaaagaATATGTGTTCTGTGGTGATGAGAAGGGAAGTGTGTGGATGTACAACCTCTCAAACTACACCACAGCATGGAGTACTGCAAAAGGAAAACGCTCAGATAAGAGAATCCTTCCCACACAG
- the LRWD1 gene encoding leucine-rich repeat and WD repeat-containing protein 1 isoform X3: MFLLQNLRLLNGKDITKLANHVRHVNSRKLTSKVTAHWEKFFRDQLPEKYTAEHVKSIKKKFLKSVQTHVVYGPSSLSEFTRWRVKMIAEEFLASSLGLEENTDPEPEEEIGENEEESTESPREVAEDVGQVTVTPSKRKRNHATPSSGNKRSKSQANTEEEAALSPRKSSHLQDDPAPDKPRASNQQAKEATPEKGAEGTHRNGEQFPKGQNNRRSSQLTGEQKSQEQDNGVVNLTPVKNFKGKEDVSAEPLHFLQCHSKGNSREDFKTQLWSCVFEPLLDCGARKDPIVSSSRTVATCGGESVCLIDCETGMVLKKYKVATEEFFSVAWTTLTMVISNSRKKTHNILAAAGRRGIVKLIHVAADFCYGEIKAHKKPIATICFSPTHETHLFTASYDKRIALWDIGIPDCDYNFKASQLLVLEALSIPLRIALVPTCPDQYLLAGCEEGCFTWNIKLDKEQKSRPFEAIFQFPDDEGDMTTSHRVDGLAFLNDDVVVSKSSKPGCIYVWSWSRSFDGKGKACQRTLSAVILAELEWSTTDMSYLTLSTCPAKEYVFCGDEKGSVWMYNLSNYTTAWSTAKGKRSDKRILPTQILKWPELRANGEQLTEVLINNVITDPTFTYLVALTSVNITAIWKKS; encoded by the exons ATGTTTCTTTTGCAAAATCTCCGGCTACTCAATGGCAAGGATATAACCAAACTGGCTAATCATGTGAGGCATGTCAATAGTCGTAAGCTCACCAGCAAG GTTACTGCTCACTGGGAAAAATTCTTCCGTGACCAACTTCCTGAGAAGTATACAGCTGAGCACGTGAAGTCCATCAAGAAAAAATTCCTGAAGTCAGTACAAACCCATGTAGTATATGGACCCAGCTCACTCAGCGAATTCACCCGCTGGCGG GTGAAAATGATTGCAGAAGAGTTTCTGGCATCCTCATTGGGTCTGGAAGAAAATACAGATCCTGAACCTGAGGAAGAGATAGgtgagaatgaggaagaaagTACAGAAAGCCCCAGGGAAGTTGCGGAGGACGTTGGTCAG gtcacagttacccccagcaagaggaaaagaaatcatgCAACACCAAGCTCAGGAAACAAGAGATCCAAGTCCCAGGCAAACACCGAGGAGGAGGCTGCGCTTAGTCCCAGAAAGTCCAGTCACTTGCAGGATGACCCAGCTCCTGATAAACCAAGAGCATCAAACCAGCAAGCCAAAGAGGCAACCCCTGAAAAGGGAGCTGAAGGGACACATAGGAACGGAGAGCAGTTTCCCAAGGGGCAAAACAACAGAAGATCCAGCCAGCTGACAGGGGAACAAAAAAGCCAGGAGCAGGACAATGGGGTTGTTAACTTGACCCCAGTAAAGAACTTCAAGGGCAAG GAGGATGTCAGTGCAGAGCCATTACATTTTCTTCAGTGTCACAGTAAAGGCAACAGCCGCGAGGATTTTAAAACGCAGCTCTGGTCCTGTGTCTTCGAGCCATTGCTAGACTGTGGAGCCAGGAAAG ATCCCATTGTGAGCTCCTCTAGAACTGTGGCAACCTGTGGAGGGGAGTCTGTGTGTCTGATTGATTGTGAGACTGGGATGGTGCTAAAAAAGTATAAAGTGGCTACAGAG GAGTTTTTCAGCGTTGCATGGACAACTCTCACAATGGTAATCAGCAACAGTCGGAAGAAAACTCATAATATCTtggcagctgctgggaggagagggATTGTCAAACTGATTCATGTGGCGGCTGACTTCTGCTACGGAGAGATAAAGGCTCATAAAAAGCCCATTGCTACTATCTGTTTCAGCCCAACTCACGAAACTCACCTCTTCA CTGCATCCTATGACAAGCGAATTGCACTCTGGGATATTGGGATTCCAGACTGTGACTACAATTTCAAAGCAAG cCAGCTGCTGGTGCTGGAAGCCCTCTCTATTCCCTTACGGATTGCCCTGGTCCCCACCTGCCCTGATCAGTACCTGCTGGCTGGCTGTGAAGAAGGCTGCTTTACCTGGAATATAAAACTGGataaagagcagaaaagcag gcCTTTTGAAGCCATATTTCAATTTCCTGATGATGAGGGGGACATGACAACTTCTCACAGGGTTGACGGTTTGGCATTTTTGAATGATGATGTTGTAG TTTCGAAGAGCTCTAAACCAGGTTGCATATACGTATGGAGCTGGAGTCGGTCTTTTGATGGAAAGGGGAAAGCCTGTCAGCGAACTCTATCGGCAGTTATTCTAGCTGAGCTTGAGTGGTCCACAACTGACATGTCTTACCTCACGCTCAGCACATGCCCAG caaaagaATATGTGTTCTGTGGTGATGAGAAGGGAAGTGTGTGGATGTACAACCTCTCAAACTACACCACAGCATGGAGTACTGCAAAAGGAAAACGCTCAGATAAGAGAATCCTTCCCACACAG